A DNA window from Onychostoma macrolepis isolate SWU-2019 chromosome 13, ASM1243209v1, whole genome shotgun sequence contains the following coding sequences:
- the slc2a15a gene encoding solute carrier family 2 member 15a, which translates to MAEEVLILSPGKITSHLTSSLLAVAFLTSFGSSMLYGYNLAVVNSPAGYIKDFYNRTVVSRNGTGLNEEALTLMYSLTVSVFGIGGLIGSLMVGTLVTKFGRKGTVVNSTVLVFLAGSFMGFSRICSSPEMVIFGRFITGIHSGISLSVVPMYLGEIAPKNLRGFLGLMPSIFICAGVFLAQILGLHELLGKEEHWPLFLSLVVVPTFIQLMLLPWFPESPRYLLIEKHNVHATITALKWYRAKCNIQAEIEEMQEEQRSLSSVETLSVWQLILDHTVRWQVLSVVVINIGMQLSGIDAIWFYTNDIFENAGIPAPEIQYTTVGTGAIEIVAGLIGCFTIERLGRRPLIIGGFAVMGMCCAGITLSLILQTHVPFMKYVSVGCVVGIIAGFCIGPAGVPFLITAELFKQSHRPAAYTVGGSLNWMSNFTIGFIFPFLQRSAGSYCYLVFCVICVSVAIYVYFVIPETKNKTFVEISQMFATKEAVEESQALTHPDQLKLKKMNGYGSLENGSLEFDSSSSCP; encoded by the exons ATGGCCGAAGAAGTGTTAATTCTCAGTCCAGGCAAAATAACATCG cATCTTACCTCATCTCTGCTGGCAGTGGCTTTCCTCACCTCCTTTGGTAGCTCAATGCTTTATGGATACAACTTAGCTGTAGTCAACTCTCCTGCTGGG TACATTAAAGACTTCTATAACCGTACAGTGGTAAGTCGCAATGGAACTGGATTAAACGAGGAGGCCCTGACGCTCATGTATTCACTCACCGTTTCTGTGTTTGGGATTGGAGGCCTGATCGGCTCTTTGATGGTGGGCACTCTGGTCACCAAATTTGGAAG GAAAGGAACAGTGGTCAACTCCACTGTACTGGTGTTCTTAGCAGGATCATTCATGGGGTTCAGCAGGATCTGCAGTTCGCCCGAAATGGTGATCTTCGGTCGTTTTATAACAGGAATACATTCAG GTATCTCTCTTAGTGTGGTGCCCATGTACCTGGGAGAGATTGCTCCTAAAAATCTGAGGGGCTTCCTGGGGCTCATGCCCAGCATTTTCATTTGTGCTGGGGTTTTCTTAGCTCAAATCTTGGGCCTGCATGAACTTTTGGGAAAG GAAGAGCACTGGCCcctgtttctctctcttgtGGTTGTCCCCACCTTTATCCAGCTGATGCTATTACCGTGGTTTCCAGAAAGCCCACGCTACCTGTTGATTGAGAAGCACAATGTTCATGCCACTATCACCG CCTTGAAATGGTACAGAGCCAAATGTAACATCCAGGCAGAGATAGAGGAGATGCAGGAGGAGCAACGCTCTCTGTCCTCAGTGGAGACCTTGTCTGTCTGGCAGCTGATACTGGATCACACTGTTCGCTGGCAGGTCCTATCCGTGGTGGTCATCAACATCGGTATGCAGCTGTCTGGCATTGATGCG ATCTGGTTTTACACCAACGACATCTTTGAGAACGCTGGAATCCCGGCCCCTGAGATCCAGTACACGACTGTAGGAACCGGAGCTATAGAGATCGTTGCAGGCCTCATAGGG TGTTTCACTATTGAGCGTCTCGGGCGAAGGCCATTGATAATTGGAGGCTTTGCTGTTATGGGAATGTGTTGTGCTGGGATAACACTGTCTCTCATTCTTCAA ACACATGTGCCTTTTATGAAATATGTGAGTGTGGGGTGCGTGGTTGGGATCATCGCTGGATTCTGCATCGGGCCGG cGGGTGTTCCGTTCCTGATCACAGCCGAGCTCTTCAAGCAATCCCATCGTCCTGCCGCATACACTGTGGGAGGATCTCTTAACTGGATGTCGAACTTCACCATCGGCTTTATCTTTCCGTTCCTTCAG AGGTCTGCTGGGTCCTACTGCTATCTGGTGTTCTGTGTCATATGCGTGTCAGTGGCCATCTACGTGTACTTTGTTATTCCGGAAACTAAAAATAAGACGTTTGTAGAGATTAGCCAGATGTTTGCTACGAAAGAGGCTGTGGAAGAGAGCCAGGCCCTCACTCACCCGGACCAGCTCAAACTGAAAAAGATGAATGGATACGGCTCACTTGAAAACGGTTCACTTGAATTCGACAGTTCTTCTTCCTGTCCTTAA